A single genomic interval of Mycolicibacterium sp. MU0053 harbors:
- a CDS encoding thymidine phosphorylase, with product MDASTTAPPPLDAPSVIAVKRDGGELCDAQIDWVIDGYTQGRIAEEQMSALLMAIYLRGMTTAEITRWTAAMVASGQRFDFTDLRRDGKPLALVDKHSTGGVGDKITIALLPVVMACGGAVPQAAGRGLGHTGGTLDKLEAIPGFTAELSKNQIRQQLCELGAAIFAAGELAPADRKIYALRDITGTVESLPLIASSVMSKKLAEGARALVLDVKVGRGAFLKTEAESRALARTMVDLGTASGVPTRALLTDMNRPLGYTVGNAVEVVESLEVLAGGGPGDVVELTLALAAEMLDAAGIDGVDPAETLRDGSAMDRFERLVAAQGGDLRAGLPLGAATETVTAARGGVLTDVDAMAVAMAAWRLGAGRAEPGAPVQAGAGVRIHRRPGDPVTAGETVFTLYTDTPDRLPAALAELDDAWSVGDTAPPELPLLIDRLG from the coding sequence ATCGACGCCTCGACCACGGCCCCGCCGCCCCTGGATGCCCCGTCCGTCATCGCGGTCAAACGCGACGGCGGGGAACTCTGCGACGCCCAGATCGATTGGGTGATCGACGGCTACACCCAAGGCCGCATCGCCGAGGAACAGATGTCGGCGCTGCTGATGGCGATCTATCTGCGCGGGATGACCACGGCCGAGATCACCCGGTGGACGGCGGCGATGGTCGCCTCCGGGCAACGCTTCGACTTCACCGATCTGCGGCGGGACGGCAAGCCGCTGGCGTTGGTCGACAAGCACTCCACCGGTGGGGTCGGCGACAAGATCACCATTGCCCTGCTGCCCGTCGTGATGGCCTGCGGCGGTGCCGTCCCACAGGCCGCCGGGCGTGGCCTCGGTCACACCGGCGGCACCCTGGACAAGCTGGAGGCGATCCCCGGTTTCACCGCCGAGCTCTCGAAAAACCAAATTCGACAACAGCTTTGCGAGCTCGGAGCCGCCATCTTCGCGGCCGGTGAGCTGGCGCCGGCCGACCGCAAGATCTACGCGCTGCGCGACATCACCGGCACCGTCGAGTCGCTGCCGTTGATCGCGAGCTCGGTGATGAGCAAGAAACTGGCCGAAGGTGCGCGGGCGCTGGTGCTCGACGTCAAGGTGGGTCGCGGCGCGTTCTTGAAGACCGAGGCCGAATCACGCGCGCTGGCCCGGACCATGGTGGACCTCGGCACCGCCAGCGGGGTTCCGACCCGCGCCCTGCTCACCGACATGAACCGGCCGCTGGGGTACACCGTCGGCAACGCGGTCGAGGTGGTCGAATCGCTCGAGGTGCTGGCCGGCGGGGGACCGGGCGACGTCGTCGAGCTCACGTTGGCGCTGGCCGCCGAGATGCTGGACGCCGCCGGGATCGACGGCGTCGACCCGGCCGAAACGCTGCGGGACGGATCGGCCATGGATCGGTTCGAGCGCCTCGTCGCGGCCCAGGGCGGGGACCTGCGCGCCGGGCTGCCGCTGGGCGCGGCCACCGAGACGGTCACCGCGGCGCGCGGCGGCGTACTGACCGACGTCGACGCGATGGCGGTGGCGATGGCCGCGTGGCGACTGGGCGCCGGGCGCGCCGAACCCGGCGCGCCGGTGCAGGCCGGCGCCGGAGTGCGCATCCACCGCAGGCCGGGAGACCCGGTCACCGCCGGCGAGACCGTGTTCACGCTCTACACCGACACCCCGGACCGGTTGCCCGCGGCGCTGGCCGAGCTCGACGACGCCTGGTCCGTCGGCGACACCGCGCCGCCCGAGCTGCCGTTGCTGATCGATCGCCTCGGCTGA
- a CDS encoding cytidine deaminase: protein MTADVDWKSLRDKAIEVRAGAYAPYSRFPVGAAALVDDHRIVVGCNVENVSYGLGLCAECAVVCALRAGGGGRLVALACVGPDGEALMPCGRCRQVLLEHGGPEMLIDHPRGPRPLRELLPDAFGPHDLERR from the coding sequence ATGACTGCTGATGTCGATTGGAAATCGTTGCGCGACAAAGCGATCGAGGTCAGGGCGGGGGCGTACGCACCGTATTCGCGGTTCCCGGTCGGCGCGGCGGCGCTGGTTGACGATCATCGAATCGTCGTCGGATGCAATGTGGAGAATGTCTCATATGGCCTAGGTCTCTGTGCCGAGTGCGCTGTGGTCTGTGCCCTGCGCGCCGGCGGTGGTGGCCGGCTGGTGGCGCTGGCGTGTGTGGGGCCCGACGGTGAGGCGCTGATGCCGTGCGGGCGCTGTCGGCAGGTGCTGCTCGAGCACGGCGGCCCCGAGATGCTGATCGACCACCCGCGGGGCCCGCGCCCGCTGCGGGAGTTGCTGCCCGACGCCTTCGGGCCGCACGACCTCGAGCGTCGCTAG
- the sdhC gene encoding succinate dehydrogenase, cytochrome b556 subunit, with protein sequence MTTAAQAEPAHTDRPRRRTLYRGDPGMWSWVLHRITGATIFFFLFVHVLDTALVRVSPQVYNEVIETYKTPIVGLLEVGLVAAVLFHALNGLRVILVDFWAEGPRHQRKMLVGVGVIWLVVMVPALVVLGMHMAERFL encoded by the coding sequence ATGACAACAGCGGCACAAGCGGAGCCGGCGCACACCGACCGGCCGCGCCGCCGCACCCTGTATCGGGGCGACCCAGGCATGTGGTCCTGGGTGCTGCACCGCATCACAGGTGCGACGATCTTCTTCTTTCTGTTCGTGCACGTGCTCGACACTGCCCTGGTCCGGGTCAGCCCGCAGGTCTATAACGAAGTCATCGAGACCTACAAGACCCCGATCGTCGGGTTGCTCGAGGTCGGGCTGGTCGCGGCGGTGCTGTTCCATGCGCTGAACGGCCTGCGCGTGATCCTGGTCGACTTCTGGGCCGAGGGTCCGCGCCATCAGCGCAAGATGCTCGTCGGGGTCGGCGTCATCTGGTTGGTGGTCATGGTCCCGGCCCTGGTGGTGCTGGGCATGCATATGGCGGAGAGGTTCCTGTGA
- a CDS encoding succinate dehydrogenase hydrophobic membrane anchor subunit codes for MSSVEQPRIRPVAPVLEKSYDRPAGLDNPRAPRRAGGMPNFEKYAWLFMRFSGIALVFLALGHLFIMLMWQDGVYRIDFNYVAQRWASPFWQTWDLLLLWLAQLHGGNGMRTIIADYTRKDSTRFWLNSLLALSMIFTLVLGTYVLLTFDANIA; via the coding sequence GTGAGCAGCGTCGAGCAGCCCCGCATTCGGCCGGTGGCCCCGGTCCTGGAGAAGAGCTACGACCGGCCGGCCGGCCTGGACAACCCGCGCGCGCCGCGGCGGGCCGGCGGGATGCCCAACTTCGAGAAGTACGCCTGGTTGTTCATGCGGTTCTCCGGCATCGCGCTGGTGTTCCTGGCACTGGGCCACCTGTTCATCATGCTGATGTGGCAGGACGGCGTGTACCGGATCGACTTCAACTACGTCGCGCAACGCTGGGCTTCGCCGTTCTGGCAGACCTGGGATCTGCTGCTGTTGTGGCTGGCCCAACTGCACGGCGGCAACGGGATGCGCACGATCATCGCCGACTACACCCGCAAGGACTCCACCCGGTTCTGGCTCAACTCCTTGCTGGCGCTGTCCATGATCTTCACCCTGGTACTCGGTACCTATGTCCTGCTGACCTTCGACGCCAACATCGCCTGA
- the sdhA gene encoding succinate dehydrogenase flavoprotein subunit: MIQEHRYDVVIVGAGGAGMRAAVEAGPRARTAVLTKLYPTRSHTGAAQGGMCAALANVEEDNWEWHTFDTVKGGDYLADQDAVEIMAKEAIDAVLDLEKMGMPFNRTPEGRIDQRRFGGHTRDHGKAPVRRACYAADRTGHMILQTLYQNCVKHDVEFFNEFYALDLILSETPSGPVATGIVAYELATGDVHVFHAKAIVFATGGSGRMYKTTSNAHTLTGDGMAVVFRKGLPLEDMEFHQFHPTGLAGLGILISEAVRGEGGRLLNADGERFMERYAPTIVDLAPRDIVARSMVLEVLEGRGAGPNKDYVYIDVRHLGADVLEAKLPDITEFARTYLGVDPVTELVPVYPTCHYVMGGIPTTVTGQVLRDNNNTVPGLYAAGECACVSVHGANRLGTNSLLDINVFGRRAGIAAAEYAADNDFVDLPPKPEEMVTGWVSHILSDHGHERVADIRGALQQSMDNNAAVFRTEETLKQALTDIHALKERYSRITVHDKGKRYNSDLLEAIELGFLLELAEVTVVGALNRKESRGGHAREDYPNRDDTNYLRHTMAYKQGEDLLSDIRLDYKPVVQTRYEPMERKY, encoded by the coding sequence ATGATTCAAGAGCATCGCTATGACGTCGTCATCGTCGGTGCCGGCGGCGCGGGTATGCGCGCCGCCGTCGAGGCCGGACCCCGCGCGCGGACGGCCGTACTGACCAAGCTGTACCCGACGCGCAGCCACACCGGCGCCGCGCAGGGCGGGATGTGTGCCGCCCTGGCCAACGTCGAGGAAGACAACTGGGAGTGGCACACCTTCGACACCGTCAAGGGCGGCGACTACCTCGCCGACCAGGACGCGGTGGAGATCATGGCCAAGGAGGCCATCGACGCGGTGCTGGACCTGGAAAAGATGGGGATGCCGTTCAACCGCACCCCCGAGGGCCGCATCGACCAGCGTCGCTTCGGCGGGCACACCCGCGACCACGGCAAGGCCCCGGTGCGTCGCGCCTGTTATGCCGCCGACCGCACCGGCCACATGATCCTGCAGACGCTGTACCAAAACTGCGTCAAGCACGATGTGGAGTTCTTCAACGAGTTCTACGCGCTGGACCTGATCCTGTCCGAGACCCCCAGCGGGCCGGTGGCCACCGGAATCGTCGCCTATGAACTGGCGACCGGCGACGTGCACGTGTTCCACGCCAAGGCGATTGTCTTCGCCACCGGCGGATCGGGGCGGATGTACAAGACCACCTCGAATGCGCACACCCTGACCGGCGACGGCATGGCCGTGGTGTTCCGCAAGGGACTTCCGCTGGAGGACATGGAATTTCACCAGTTCCACCCGACCGGCCTGGCCGGTCTCGGCATCCTGATCTCGGAGGCCGTGCGCGGCGAGGGCGGCCGACTGCTCAACGCCGACGGTGAGCGGTTCATGGAGCGCTACGCGCCCACCATCGTCGACCTGGCGCCCCGCGACATCGTCGCGCGTTCCATGGTGCTCGAGGTGCTCGAGGGTCGCGGCGCCGGGCCGAACAAGGACTACGTCTACATCGACGTGCGCCACCTCGGCGCGGACGTGCTGGAAGCCAAGCTGCCCGACATCACCGAATTCGCCCGCACCTACCTCGGTGTGGACCCGGTCACGGAACTGGTGCCCGTCTACCCGACGTGTCACTACGTGATGGGCGGCATCCCGACCACCGTCACCGGACAGGTGTTGCGCGACAACAACAACACCGTGCCCGGCCTGTACGCCGCCGGCGAATGCGCGTGCGTCTCGGTGCACGGCGCAAACCGGTTGGGCACCAACTCACTGCTGGACATCAACGTGTTCGGCCGGCGCGCGGGCATCGCCGCGGCCGAGTACGCCGCCGACAACGACTTCGTCGACCTGCCGCCGAAGCCCGAGGAAATGGTGACCGGCTGGGTGTCCCACATCCTTTCCGATCACGGCCACGAGCGGGTCGCCGACATCCGCGGGGCGTTGCAGCAGTCGATGGACAACAACGCCGCGGTGTTCCGCACCGAGGAGACCCTCAAGCAGGCGCTCACCGACATCCATGCCCTCAAGGAGCGCTACTCCCGAATCACCGTGCACGACAAGGGCAAGCGGTACAACAGCGACCTGCTGGAGGCCATCGAGCTCGGCTTCCTACTCGAGTTGGCCGAGGTCACCGTGGTGGGCGCGTTGAACCGCAAGGAATCTCGCGGCGGCCACGCCCGCGAGGACTATCCCAACCGTGACGACACCAACTACCTGCGTCACACCATGGCCTACAAGCAAGGCGAGGATCTGCTTTCCGACATCCGGCTGGATTACAAGCCCGTGGTCCAGACCCGGTACGAGCCAATGGAACGGAAGTACTGA
- a CDS encoding succinate dehydrogenase iron-sulfur subunit: MSAPVIDKPEAGDPPLPPVPDEAVMVTLKIARFNPENPDAAGYQSFRVPCLPTDRLLNLLTYVKSYLDGTLTFRRSCAHGVCGSDAMRINGVNRLACKVLMRDMLPKKAGKQLTITIEPIRGLPVEKDLVVNMEPFFDAFRAVKPFLITSGNPPTRERIQSQTDRARYDDTTKCILCACCTTSCPVFWSEGSYFGPAAIVNAHRFIFDSRDEAAAERLDILNEVDGVWRCRTTFNCTEACPRGIEVTKAIQEVKRALMFAR, translated from the coding sequence ATGAGTGCACCCGTGATCGACAAGCCCGAGGCCGGCGACCCGCCACTGCCGCCCGTGCCCGACGAGGCCGTCATGGTGACGTTGAAGATCGCCCGGTTCAATCCCGAGAACCCGGACGCGGCCGGCTATCAGAGCTTCCGCGTGCCGTGCCTGCCCACCGACCGGCTGCTGAACCTGCTGACCTACGTCAAGAGCTACCTGGACGGCACCCTGACGTTCCGGCGCTCCTGCGCCCACGGGGTCTGCGGCTCGGATGCCATGCGGATCAACGGCGTCAACCGGTTGGCGTGCAAGGTGCTCATGCGCGACATGCTGCCCAAGAAGGCCGGCAAGCAACTGACCATCACCATCGAGCCGATCCGCGGATTGCCCGTGGAGAAGGACCTCGTGGTGAACATGGAGCCGTTCTTCGACGCGTTCCGCGCGGTCAAGCCGTTTCTGATCACCAGCGGCAATCCGCCCACCCGCGAACGGATTCAGAGCCAGACCGACCGCGCCCGGTACGACGACACCACCAAGTGCATCCTGTGCGCGTGCTGCACCACCAGCTGCCCGGTGTTCTGGAGCGAGGGGTCCTACTTCGGGCCCGCGGCCATCGTCAACGCCCACCGGTTCATCTTCGACTCGCGTGACGAGGCCGCCGCCGAGCGCCTCGACATCCTCAACGAGGTCGACGGGGTGTGGCGTTGCCGCACCACGTTCAACTGCACCGAGGCCTGCCCGCGCGGCATCGAGGTCACCAAGGCGATCCAGGAGGTCAAGCGCGCACTGATGTTCGCGCGCTAG
- a CDS encoding PTS sugar transporter subunit IIA: MAGLSELLSEERIALDVVAGGWREAIRAAGALLEQAGIAESAYTDSMIANVESNGPYIVVAPGFAFAHARPAAAVHRTGMSWVRLADPVEFGHQTNDPVTLVVALAATDAGAHTAAMAELAKVLGDPARRSALDTASTPAELLGVLGGTATPAPAAAAKEGSNLILTVCGNGLGTSLFLKSTLEQVLQRWGWDRFITVEATDTISAKGKAAGADLILTSGEIAKTLGDVGIPVKVIENFSSTTEVDAAMRASYDV, from the coding sequence ATGGCCGGCCTGTCTGAACTGCTGTCCGAAGAACGCATAGCCCTCGACGTGGTGGCCGGTGGCTGGCGGGAGGCGATCCGGGCCGCCGGCGCGCTGTTGGAACAGGCGGGCATCGCCGAATCCGCCTACACCGACTCGATGATCGCCAATGTCGAGAGCAACGGCCCCTACATCGTGGTCGCCCCCGGTTTCGCTTTCGCGCATGCCCGGCCGGCGGCGGCCGTGCACCGCACCGGCATGTCCTGGGTGCGGCTGGCCGATCCAGTTGAATTCGGCCACCAAACAAACGACCCGGTGACGCTGGTGGTGGCGCTGGCCGCCACCGACGCCGGCGCCCACACGGCCGCCATGGCGGAGCTGGCCAAGGTGCTCGGCGACCCGGCCCGCCGCTCGGCGCTGGATACCGCGAGCACCCCCGCCGAGTTGCTGGGAGTGCTCGGCGGCACCGCCACCCCGGCCCCCGCCGCCGCCGCGAAGGAGGGGTCGAACCTGATCCTGACGGTGTGCGGCAACGGACTGGGCACCAGCCTGTTTCTCAAGAGCACCCTCGAACAGGTGCTGCAGCGCTGGGGCTGGGACCGGTTCATCACCGTCGAGGCCACCGACACCATCTCCGCGAAGGGTAAGGCCGCCGGCGCCGACCTGATCCTGACCTCGGGCGAGATCGCCAAGACGCTCGGCGATGTCGGGATTCCGGTCAAGGTCATCGAGAACTTCAGCTCCACCACCGAGGTCGACGCCGCAATGCGCGCCTCCTACGACGTCTAG
- a CDS encoding PTS ascorbate transporter subunit IIC yields MDWLVSVAEFLVNEILAVPAYLIGIITAVGLLALRKNVGQVVGGALKATLGFMLLNAGAVLVVGSLEPLGVMIQGATGSQGVVPTNEAIVGIAQNEFGAQVAWLMILGFGFSLLLARFTPLHYVFLTGHHMLFMATLLTIVLATAGFSTTVVVVVGGILLGVLLVSLPAISQPWTKRITGDNSIAIGHFGTLGYISAGITGRFVGGKKSRSTEDLKLPESLRFLRDSMVTTALSMVLIYLAVSLIYLVRVGPETAFAAFADDTGAGAASDVGNYLMMGVTEGLGFGVAVAVILFGVRTILGELVPAFQGIAKRVVPGAVPALDAPIVFPYAQNAVLVGFISSFTAGLVGLAVLAAWLGPAFGWVLVLPGLVPHFFTGGAAGVYGNATGGRRGAIAGGFVNGLLITFLPAILVGVLGALGEENTTFGDTDFGWYGILMGNAAKLGAVWGVVVMLLISAILLGLAILVQKRLVETGWDPSPGRAAPTGAQPDDEAVVPSAGRSYPKIAPPAGAPTPPPPPG; encoded by the coding sequence ATGGACTGGTTGGTCAGCGTCGCCGAATTCCTCGTCAACGAGATTCTGGCGGTCCCCGCTTACCTGATCGGCATCATCACCGCCGTCGGGTTGCTCGCACTGCGCAAGAACGTCGGGCAGGTGGTCGGCGGCGCGTTGAAGGCCACGCTCGGCTTCATGCTGCTCAACGCCGGCGCGGTGCTGGTGGTCGGTTCGCTGGAACCGCTGGGAGTGATGATCCAGGGCGCCACCGGCAGCCAGGGCGTCGTGCCCACCAACGAGGCGATCGTCGGGATCGCACAGAACGAGTTCGGCGCGCAGGTGGCCTGGCTGATGATTCTGGGCTTCGGCTTCAGCCTGCTGTTGGCGCGCTTCACACCCCTGCATTACGTCTTCCTCACGGGCCACCACATGCTGTTCATGGCCACGCTGCTGACCATCGTGCTGGCCACGGCCGGGTTCTCCACCACGGTCGTCGTCGTGGTTGGCGGCATCCTGCTGGGCGTGCTGCTGGTGTCGTTGCCGGCGATCTCGCAGCCCTGGACCAAGCGGATCACCGGTGACAACAGCATCGCGATCGGGCACTTCGGCACGCTGGGCTACATCTCCGCCGGCATCACCGGCCGCTTCGTGGGCGGCAAGAAGAGCAGGTCCACCGAGGATCTCAAACTGCCCGAATCGCTGCGCTTCCTGCGTGATTCGATGGTCACCACCGCGCTGTCGATGGTGCTGATCTATCTGGCGGTCTCGCTGATCTACCTGGTCAGGGTCGGGCCGGAGACCGCGTTCGCGGCGTTTGCCGACGACACCGGCGCCGGGGCCGCCTCCGATGTGGGCAACTACCTGATGATGGGTGTCACCGAGGGCCTCGGCTTCGGCGTGGCCGTCGCGGTGATCCTGTTCGGCGTGCGCACCATCCTCGGTGAGCTGGTGCCGGCCTTCCAGGGCATCGCCAAGCGGGTCGTGCCAGGCGCGGTGCCCGCCCTCGACGCGCCCATCGTGTTCCCCTACGCCCAGAACGCGGTGCTGGTCGGATTCATCTCGAGCTTCACCGCCGGCCTGGTGGGGCTGGCCGTCCTGGCGGCGTGGCTGGGCCCGGCGTTCGGCTGGGTGCTGGTGTTGCCGGGGCTGGTGCCGCACTTCTTCACCGGCGGCGCGGCCGGGGTGTACGGCAACGCCACCGGCGGTCGCCGCGGCGCGATCGCGGGCGGCTTCGTCAACGGCCTGCTGATCACCTTCCTGCCCGCGATCCTGGTGGGTGTGCTGGGCGCGCTCGGCGAGGAGAACACCACCTTCGGCGACACCGACTTCGGTTGGTACGGAATTCTGATGGGCAACGCCGCCAAGCTCGGCGCGGTGTGGGGCGTGGTGGTGATGCTGCTGATCAGCGCCATCCTGCTGGGGCTGGCGATCCTCGTGCAGAAGCGACTCGTCGAGACCGGCTGGGACCCCTCGCCGGGGCGCGCCGCGCCCACCGGGGCACAGCCGGACGACGAGGCCGTGGTGCCCAGCGCCGGGCGCAGCTATCCGAAGATCGCGCCGCCGGCCGGCGCTCCGACCCCGCCGCCGCCACCCGGCTGA
- a CDS encoding sigma-70 family RNA polymerase sigma factor: MTASARAAEFEAIRPQLLAVAYRLTGTVADAEDMVQEAWLRWAGLGDRRGDIADLRAWLTTVVSRLSLDWLRSATHRRERYVGTWLPEPVVVELGAEDPLAAVVASEDARYAAMVVLERLSPDQRVAFVLHDGFGVPFAEVAEVLGATASAARQLATRARRAVAQAAPPPPDPRHDEAVGKLMAAIAAGDLADVVSLLHPEVSFTGDANRRAPTAARVIVGPDKVARFLLGLARRYGPGFVTSSRPALINGELGSFTPGLPADPDNSEMAPHIAAVTVKDGKVWAVWDVANPDKFAGSPLRDRAVRPRAPGRHRRN; encoded by the coding sequence GTGACCGCGAGCGCGCGAGCGGCCGAATTCGAGGCGATTCGGCCCCAGCTGTTGGCGGTGGCCTACCGGCTCACCGGCACGGTCGCCGACGCCGAGGACATGGTGCAGGAGGCCTGGTTGCGGTGGGCCGGACTGGGCGACCGCCGAGGCGACATCGCCGACCTGCGGGCCTGGTTGACGACGGTGGTGAGCCGGCTGTCCCTGGACTGGCTGCGGTCGGCCACCCACCGGCGGGAACGCTACGTCGGCACCTGGCTGCCCGAACCGGTGGTGGTCGAACTCGGGGCCGAGGATCCGTTGGCCGCCGTCGTCGCTTCGGAGGACGCCCGGTACGCGGCAATGGTTGTGCTGGAACGGCTTTCCCCGGATCAGCGGGTGGCCTTCGTGCTGCACGACGGCTTCGGGGTGCCCTTCGCCGAGGTCGCCGAGGTGCTGGGGGCCACCGCCTCGGCCGCGCGCCAACTGGCAACCCGGGCGCGTCGCGCGGTGGCGCAGGCAGCGCCCCCGCCGCCGGATCCGCGCCATGACGAGGCCGTCGGAAAGCTGATGGCGGCGATCGCGGCCGGGGATCTGGCCGATGTGGTCTCACTGTTGCACCCGGAGGTCAGCTTCACCGGCGACGCGAACCGCCGAGCGCCCACCGCGGCGCGTGTCATCGTCGGTCCCGACAAGGTGGCCCGGTTCCTGCTCGGCCTGGCCCGACGGTACGGACCGGGCTTCGTGACCTCGAGTCGACCGGCCTTGATCAACGGCGAGCTGGGTTCGTTCACGCCGGGGCTGCCGGCCGACCCCGACAATTCCGAAATGGCACCGCACATCGCCGCCGTGACCGTCAAGGACGGAAAGGTCTGGGCGGTATGGGATGTCGCGAACCCGGACAAGTTCGCCGGCTCACCGCTGCGCGACCGCGCGGTCAGGCCCAGGGCACCCGGCAGGCATCGCCGGAACTGA
- a CDS encoding APC family permease gives MAIAEPPARPRSDKGLQADALGLAGNIVIGLAATAPAYSLAATLGYIVLAVGEKAPSMFVLAFIPMLMVAFAYRELARDTPDCGTTFTWATKAFGPWIGWIGGWGLAVSAIIVLANVAEIAAIYLFRFVGLDSLAESLTAKVLLGSFFIIAMTAVSARGIVLSERIQSVLMAIQFLVLIGFSVIALVRVFSGTAGEQAITPSWSWLWPSGLDASSIAAAVILCIFIYWGWDACLAVGEETRDSANTPGRAAIITTLILVASYVLVAYAIQSFAGFGDTGIGLNNPDNVDDVLTVLGGPVAGTVAAALLLLTVSVSALSSTQTTILPTARGTLSMAVYEAIPKRFSFVHPRYMTPTFGTIVMGISALGFFFLLSFISQNALADSIASLGLAVAFYYMITAFACVWYFRRTLLESTRNLFMRGVFPLLGGTAMVWAFFQSAIDMIDPAYGSTAFGSIGGVFVFGVGMLVLGVPLMLLCFAFGTKRFFRGETLTAETQVKVPDIY, from the coding sequence ATGGCAATCGCCGAACCGCCGGCCCGGCCGCGCTCGGACAAGGGGCTGCAGGCCGACGCCCTCGGTTTGGCCGGCAACATCGTCATCGGACTGGCCGCCACCGCACCGGCCTACAGCCTGGCCGCCACTCTCGGTTACATCGTGCTCGCGGTCGGCGAGAAGGCGCCGTCGATGTTCGTGCTCGCCTTCATCCCGATGCTGATGGTCGCGTTCGCCTACCGTGAGCTGGCGCGCGACACCCCCGACTGCGGTACCACGTTCACCTGGGCCACCAAGGCGTTCGGGCCGTGGATCGGCTGGATCGGCGGCTGGGGCCTGGCGGTCTCGGCGATCATCGTGCTGGCCAACGTCGCCGAGATCGCGGCCATCTACCTGTTTCGGTTCGTCGGGCTCGATTCGCTCGCCGAGTCGCTGACCGCCAAGGTCCTGCTCGGATCGTTCTTCATCATCGCCATGACCGCGGTCAGTGCCCGCGGCATCGTGCTGTCCGAACGCATTCAGAGCGTGCTGATGGCCATCCAGTTCCTGGTGCTGATCGGCTTCAGCGTCATCGCCCTGGTGCGGGTGTTCAGCGGCACCGCCGGCGAGCAGGCGATCACGCCGTCGTGGAGTTGGCTGTGGCCATCGGGCCTGGACGCGAGTTCCATCGCGGCCGCGGTGATCCTGTGCATCTTCATCTACTGGGGCTGGGACGCCTGCCTGGCCGTCGGCGAGGAGACCAGGGATTCGGCGAACACCCCCGGCCGCGCCGCGATCATCACGACGCTCATCCTGGTGGCCAGCTATGTGCTGGTCGCCTACGCGATCCAGTCGTTCGCGGGTTTCGGTGACACCGGGATCGGCCTGAACAATCCGGACAACGTCGACGACGTGCTGACGGTGCTCGGCGGACCGGTCGCGGGGACGGTGGCGGCCGCGCTGTTGTTGTTGACGGTCTCGGTGTCGGCGCTGTCCTCGACCCAGACCACCATCCTGCCCACGGCGCGGGGCACCCTGTCGATGGCGGTCTACGAGGCCATCCCCAAACGCTTCTCGTTCGTGCATCCGCGTTACATGACACCGACATTCGGCACCATCGTGATGGGGATCTCCGCGCTGGGGTTCTTCTTCCTGTTGAGCTTCATCAGCCAGAATGCGCTGGCCGATTCGATCGCCTCGCTGGGCCTCGCGGTGGCGTTCTACTACATGATCACCGCGTTCGCCTGCGTCTGGTATTTCCGCCGCACGCTGTTGGAATCCACCCGAAACCTGTTCATGCGGGGCGTCTTTCCACTACTCGGCGGCACCGCGATGGTGTGGGCGTTCTTTCAGAGCGCGATCGATATGATCGACCCGGCATACGGCTCCACCGCGTTCGGATCGATCGGCGGGGTCTTCGTCTTCGGCGTCGGCATGCTCGTACTCGGCGTTCCGCTGATGCTGCTGTGCTTCGCGTTCGGCACCAAGCGCTTCTTCCGCGGCGAGACCCTGACGGCCGAAACCCAGGTCAAGGTACCGGACATCTACTGA